The following proteins are co-located in the Haloplanus sp. HW8-1 genome:
- a CDS encoding N-acyl homoserine lactonase family protein, whose protein sequence is MTPTVTPRCCGSFETAASVLVEGAEGVVRAPSIVYLIEAEETILVDTGFGPVDLMAERHPSFDCRRDPGQSLEAILDDEGYAPADLDGVVLSHLDWDHCYNLDRFDGVTDVYVQRRELEYAIAPYPMHADRYDAKSLGREPPWLTVDVTPLDGETELCPGVTAFPTPGHTVGHQSVSVETAAGTTVVAVDAVPTFENAPDDGPPVRGLSMDEFDWWESAIEVLDRADELLPGHEWEVLDAEPP, encoded by the coding sequence ATGACGCCGACCGTCACGCCACGGTGCTGTGGCTCCTTCGAGACGGCCGCGAGCGTGCTCGTCGAGGGAGCTGAGGGGGTCGTCCGGGCGCCATCAATCGTCTACCTGATCGAGGCCGAGGAGACGATACTGGTCGATACGGGGTTCGGTCCGGTCGACCTGATGGCCGAACGCCACCCTTCCTTCGACTGTCGTCGCGATCCCGGACAGTCACTCGAAGCGATCCTCGACGACGAGGGGTACGCGCCGGCCGACCTCGACGGGGTGGTGCTCAGCCACCTCGACTGGGATCACTGTTACAACCTGGATCGATTCGACGGCGTGACGGACGTCTACGTCCAGCGACGCGAACTCGAGTACGCCATCGCACCGTATCCGATGCACGCGGACCGCTACGACGCCAAGTCGCTGGGTCGGGAGCCGCCGTGGCTGACGGTGGACGTGACGCCCCTCGACGGCGAGACGGAGCTCTGTCCGGGCGTCACGGCGTTCCCGACGCCGGGACACACGGTCGGCCACCAGTCGGTGTCCGTCGAGACGGCGGCCGGAACGACGGTCGTCGCCGTCGACGCGGTGCCCACCTTCGAGAACGCCCCCGACGACGGCCCGCCAGTCCGGGGGCTGTCGATGGACGAGTTCGACTGGTGGGAGAGCGCGATCGAGGTGCTCGACCGGGCGGACGAACTTCTCCCGGGTCACGAGTGGGAGGTTCTCGACGCCGAGCCACCGTAG
- a CDS encoding MoaD/ThiS family protein, with the protein MRIEVRCYGEVAAAVGERTRSLSLGAGATVGDAVAALGVDEATFSGGLVVMRDGRHVDRDESLSDGDTVALSQAPMRE; encoded by the coding sequence GTGCGGATCGAGGTTCGCTGTTACGGCGAAGTGGCGGCGGCGGTCGGCGAGCGCACCCGCTCGCTATCGCTCGGAGCCGGAGCGACGGTCGGCGACGCCGTCGCCGCACTCGGCGTCGACGAGGCGACGTTCTCTGGAGGCCTGGTCGTGATGCGGGACGGGCGACACGTCGACCGCGACGAGTCACTGTCGGACGGCGACACCGTCGCGCTGTCGCAGGCGCCGATGCGCGAGTGA
- a CDS encoding ubiquitin-like small modifier protein 1, with protein sequence MEVHFDFFGPMRDVVGEKRVSRTLDEGATVDAALESLCVAFAGLEDHLRDDQEWARRVTVTVDGTNVQQLSGYDTTLQDGAVVRLAPPIVGG encoded by the coding sequence ATGGAGGTCCACTTCGACTTCTTCGGTCCGATGCGGGACGTCGTCGGCGAAAAGCGCGTCTCCCGGACGCTCGACGAGGGGGCGACCGTCGACGCCGCGCTCGAATCCCTCTGTGTCGCCTTCGCGGGACTGGAGGATCATCTCCGAGACGATCAGGAATGGGCCCGACGGGTGACCGTGACCGTCGACGGGACGAACGTCCAACAGCTCTCGGGATACGACACGACGCTGCAAGACGGTGCCGTCGTCCGGCTTGCCCCGCCGATCGTCGGCGGGTGA
- a CDS encoding aldehyde ferredoxin oxidoreductase family protein, producing the protein MHHAKGSLLTIDVGNREADIDDVTAEREAFVGGRGLCTKLAHDRIPFDADPLGAENRVYFATGPLQQSEMSFTGRMNCTGLSPLTDGLLSTNAGGYLSRNFVETGHSAVEVVGASDELLVIHVTDDGVEFVEAPELRSATVPEVTEYVQRERDLDAENVLCIGPAGENLVRFACVMTYESRAFGRGGMGAVLGSKNVKAITFEGDAAPAVNLPEDVQREVHGAAATSDDLMRRQGTTGGTEFINDNFSLPTRYFEKYHFEHADRIGGDAVEEKKYKKGSCSMCAFACKLPTRDEETGLETEGPEFETVFSFGSNCEVDDVVDVMKSNELCDVYGLDTISCGNAVAAYLKAQDEFGNAELIHETVEKIAAREGIGDLLAEGVSRAADELGVRNYTVKDMEFAAHDGRVLHGQGLSYAVANRGGDHMYSTTLRVEYSGEVDPETLEGKPELVMRRENHAAFRDSGIVCAFAGGTDHVTEETLERLFECDYEDLQRVGARTVELERHFNNQRGMDREADTLPYDLPGIEDALDEYYELRGWNADGTVPEGSVDGAAVADD; encoded by the coding sequence ATGCACCACGCAAAGGGATCGTTGCTCACCATCGACGTCGGGAACCGCGAGGCGGACATCGACGACGTGACTGCCGAACGGGAGGCGTTCGTCGGCGGACGGGGGCTCTGTACGAAACTCGCCCACGACCGGATCCCGTTCGACGCGGACCCGCTGGGCGCCGAGAACCGCGTCTACTTCGCTACGGGTCCGCTCCAGCAGTCGGAGATGTCCTTCACCGGGCGGATGAACTGTACGGGGCTCTCGCCGCTGACCGACGGGCTCCTCTCGACGAACGCCGGCGGCTATCTCTCACGGAACTTCGTCGAGACTGGCCACTCGGCGGTGGAAGTCGTCGGTGCGTCCGACGAGTTGCTCGTGATCCACGTGACCGACGACGGCGTCGAGTTCGTCGAGGCGCCCGAACTTCGATCGGCGACGGTTCCCGAGGTGACGGAGTACGTACAGCGAGAGCGTGACCTGGACGCGGAGAACGTCCTCTGTATCGGTCCCGCGGGCGAGAACCTCGTCCGGTTTGCCTGCGTGATGACTTACGAGAGCCGGGCGTTCGGGCGGGGCGGCATGGGGGCCGTCCTCGGCTCGAAGAACGTGAAAGCCATCACCTTCGAGGGTGACGCCGCGCCGGCGGTCAACCTTCCCGAAGACGTCCAACGGGAGGTCCACGGCGCCGCGGCCACCTCGGACGACCTGATGCGACGGCAGGGGACCACCGGCGGGACGGAGTTCATCAACGACAACTTCTCGCTACCGACACGCTACTTCGAGAAGTATCACTTCGAGCACGCCGACCGGATCGGCGGCGACGCCGTCGAGGAGAAAAAGTACAAGAAGGGGTCGTGTTCGATGTGTGCCTTCGCCTGCAAACTCCCGACCCGCGACGAGGAGACGGGGCTGGAGACGGAGGGACCGGAGTTCGAGACGGTGTTCTCCTTCGGGAGCAACTGTGAGGTCGACGACGTCGTCGACGTGATGAAGTCGAACGAACTCTGTGACGTCTACGGGCTAGACACCATCTCCTGTGGCAACGCGGTGGCGGCCTATCTGAAAGCCCAAGACGAGTTCGGCAACGCCGAGTTGATCCACGAGACCGTCGAGAAGATCGCGGCCCGCGAGGGCATCGGCGACCTCCTCGCGGAGGGTGTCTCCCGCGCCGCGGACGAACTGGGCGTCCGGAACTACACGGTCAAGGACATGGAGTTCGCCGCCCACGACGGCCGGGTCCTCCACGGGCAGGGACTCAGTTACGCCGTCGCCAACCGCGGCGGCGATCACATGTACTCCACGACGCTCCGGGTGGAGTACAGCGGCGAGGTCGATCCCGAGACCCTGGAGGGGAAACCGGAACTCGTGATGCGGCGCGAAAACCACGCCGCCTTCCGCGATTCGGGCATCGTCTGTGCCTTCGCCGGCGGCACCGATCACGTGACCGAGGAGACCCTGGAACGACTCTTCGAGTGTGACTACGAAGATCTCCAGCGAGTCGGCGCCAGAACGGTCGAACTCGAACGGCATTTCAACAACCAGCGGGGGATGGACCGTGAGGCGGACACGCTGCCATACGACCTCCCCGGCATCGAGGATGCCCTCGACGAGTACTACGAACTTCGTGGCTGGAACGCGGACGGGACGGTCCCCGAGGGGTCGGTCGACGGAGCGGCCGTCGCCGACGACTGA
- a CDS encoding PAS domain S-box protein, with protein MSAGEAVLNPGDTPDEQSSARHSTACTGEREHEFKIHTRVVDTLRPMEDDTTLRENHKRGAGWYRTLVEGVNDLATVIDTDGTITYVSPAVTRILGYDPDELIGHEGYEFVHPEDQERNADALETVLSDPSESETVEVRFRHADGSWRWIEATMRNRLDDDIIDGILLSSRDITERKEYELESQVLAEEYEALLNNVEDAIFLINVEEGEDTVRFEFERLSPSYEHQTGITTEEVQGQTPREIFGEEQGTELEANYHRCVNAGQPISYQEELRVGEGAHFWQTKLAPVVSDGEVTRLVGSTRNVTERVERERQLRQQNERLEEFASVISHDLRNPLNVAQGRATLLAEQTESDHLDPLLQAIDRMEAIVEDTLTLARQGDTISETESISLTDLVGKCWATVDTDDATIEIVDEMTFQGDPGRLRHVFENLFRNGVEHGGPDVAVRVGSHDETGIYVEDDGPGIPVEQRDEVFEPGHSSAQGGTGFGLTIVKRIVEAHGWELSVTDGTDGGARFEFEMAEQGEFA; from the coding sequence GTGAGCGCGGGGGAGGCGGTCCTCAATCCGGGGGATACCCCGGACGAACAATCATCTGCCAGACACAGTACCGCTTGCACGGGAGAGAGAGAGCACGAGTTCAAAATACATACACGCGTGGTGGACACATTACGACCAATGGAAGACGATACGACTCTCCGAGAGAATCATAAACGCGGGGCTGGCTGGTATCGGACGCTCGTTGAGGGGGTGAATGATCTCGCGACAGTTATCGATACCGACGGGACGATAACCTACGTCAGTCCGGCCGTCACTCGGATTCTCGGCTACGATCCCGACGAATTGATCGGTCACGAAGGATACGAGTTCGTCCATCCCGAGGATCAGGAACGAAACGCCGACGCGCTGGAGACCGTTCTCTCGGACCCATCCGAATCCGAGACTGTCGAAGTCCGCTTCCGCCACGCCGACGGCTCGTGGCGCTGGATCGAAGCCACGATGCGGAATCGACTCGACGACGACATCATCGATGGGATTCTGCTTAGCAGTCGGGATATCACCGAACGGAAGGAGTACGAGCTCGAATCCCAAGTCCTGGCCGAAGAGTACGAGGCCCTCCTGAACAACGTGGAGGATGCCATCTTTCTCATCAATGTGGAAGAAGGAGAGGATACTGTCCGATTCGAATTCGAACGGCTCAGTCCCTCTTACGAGCACCAAACCGGCATTACGACCGAGGAAGTGCAGGGCCAGACACCACGAGAGATATTCGGTGAGGAGCAAGGAACCGAGTTAGAAGCGAACTACCACCGCTGTGTCAACGCTGGTCAACCTATCTCGTACCAAGAGGAACTCAGGGTCGGTGAAGGAGCACACTTCTGGCAAACGAAGCTTGCGCCGGTAGTCTCCGATGGTGAGGTAACTCGCCTCGTTGGGAGTACCCGGAACGTGACTGAACGTGTCGAACGGGAGCGACAATTACGTCAGCAGAACGAGCGTCTCGAAGAGTTTGCGAGTGTTATTTCTCACGATTTGCGCAACCCACTCAACGTCGCACAGGGTCGTGCAACGCTCCTCGCAGAGCAAACGGAAAGCGATCATCTCGATCCACTCCTGCAGGCGATCGACCGGATGGAGGCAATCGTTGAGGACACGTTGACGCTTGCTCGCCAAGGCGACACGATAAGTGAAACCGAGTCGATCAGTTTGACCGACCTCGTTGGGAAGTGCTGGGCAACAGTAGACACGGACGACGCAACCATCGAGATCGTCGACGAAATGACCTTCCAAGGCGATCCAGGGCGGTTACGGCACGTTTTCGAGAACCTGTTCCGGAACGGCGTTGAACACGGTGGGCCAGACGTGGCCGTCCGTGTCGGATCTCACGATGAAACGGGAATCTACGTCGAAGACGATGGACCAGGAATTCCAGTCGAACAGCGTGACGAAGTGTTCGAACCGGGGCATTCGTCGGCACAGGGTGGTACTGGTTTCGGGTTGACCATCGTAAAACGAATCGTGGAAGCACATGGCTGGGAGCTGTCCGTAACCGATGGAACTGATGGTGGGGCGCGATTTGAGTTCGAGATGGCGGAACAGGGAGAGTTCGCGTGA
- a CDS encoding bacterio-opsin activator domain-containing protein — protein sequence MDRQDRQEDGGGGERPKRADSVEADSDASRDVSESDAHTPDGDNGADENPEFGEAAERKLHEWTDAFDALERASELFVALDKDIDDSVRTYVSELPQWFRDSQAIEAKIRVGDDVFETDGFHPTPDALTAKAHTHVGTTVSMTVVSTDRRPGTGREAWLPSERELAETTISLITSAVDRREIDSLKRVSDGVAVLDCDLTYRYVNQQAEQLLGRDNEELRGEYVWDVFPEAADTIAEEKIRTTLDTGSSTSFERYNTEKEQWVEASVHPSDDGVIIVFTEITDSKVAERDLDHILETAPIGIVFLTGEGEIARANARAEALLGLSRSRIEGVAYDHPDWDIWDEAGNPIPRENHPVTHVRRTGEAIQGFIHGITGPDGSERWLSSNVAPVKREDGSIEQIIVALEDVTVPKRLEQLTETFQPVSELLNSATADEEIERPICELLTDTREYQYARINEYTLETELTESDLEEESGAVAANESVTRPIQSRTEVAPAAVAVETAEVQAVRRNQSDSRFERWRTYTLEQGFQGGAIVPLAHRGRVYGLLVLYTDRGKAFRDRERALLSTFGKRVGQVLHSLATERILHADEVAELTFESTDSASFFVSASERLDCTIDIRDTIPASDEMLVHYASIRGASLDAFRDFTESADWAAQLRQLRQTEDPPGGDVEIGLSRQSLAQALVTDGAVVTTDTVTDGRAEIVCEVPLSSDIRSLVTHVQESFPETTLVSKREYTTPAKSDAHALGQVLGDIFETELTDRQQQILRAAMYGGYFKSPRESTATEIADALLLTQSTFSYHLRNAQQTLFERLFDRLQR from the coding sequence ATGGACAGACAGGATCGGCAGGAGGACGGTGGGGGAGGTGAGCGGCCGAAACGCGCCGACTCCGTCGAAGCCGATTCCGATGCGTCCCGCGACGTTTCCGAGTCAGACGCGCACACACCGGACGGAGACAACGGGGCGGACGAGAACCCCGAGTTCGGAGAGGCGGCCGAAAGAAAACTCCATGAGTGGACGGATGCGTTCGACGCGCTCGAACGGGCGAGTGAACTCTTCGTTGCCCTCGATAAGGATATCGACGACAGTGTTCGGACGTACGTCTCGGAGCTCCCCCAGTGGTTCCGGGACTCGCAAGCGATCGAGGCCAAGATTCGGGTGGGAGACGACGTGTTCGAAACCGACGGGTTCCACCCGACACCCGACGCCCTGACAGCGAAGGCTCACACACACGTCGGAACAACCGTCTCGATGACAGTCGTCTCCACGGACCGGCGACCGGGCACGGGCCGGGAGGCGTGGCTCCCGAGCGAACGAGAACTGGCCGAAACGACCATCTCACTCATCACATCCGCAGTCGATCGACGGGAGATAGACAGTCTGAAGCGCGTGTCGGACGGCGTTGCCGTGCTTGATTGCGACCTCACGTATAGATACGTGAATCAGCAGGCCGAGCAGCTTCTCGGACGGGACAACGAGGAACTGCGTGGTGAGTACGTCTGGGACGTCTTTCCCGAAGCGGCTGACACCATTGCCGAAGAGAAAATCCGGACGACTCTCGACACGGGGTCATCGACATCCTTCGAGCGATACAACACGGAAAAGGAACAGTGGGTCGAAGCTAGCGTCCACCCAAGCGACGATGGCGTCATCATCGTCTTCACCGAAATCACCGACTCGAAGGTAGCCGAACGGGACCTGGATCACATCTTGGAAACGGCGCCCATCGGCATCGTTTTCCTGACCGGCGAGGGAGAGATTGCTCGCGCAAACGCCCGTGCAGAAGCGTTGCTTGGCCTGTCCCGAAGCAGGATAGAGGGCGTGGCGTACGATCACCCGGACTGGGATATCTGGGACGAGGCGGGTAATCCGATTCCACGCGAAAACCATCCCGTCACGCATGTCCGCAGAACCGGCGAGGCTATCCAGGGGTTCATCCACGGGATCACAGGTCCGGACGGCTCCGAACGCTGGCTATCGAGCAACGTTGCTCCCGTCAAGCGTGAAGACGGATCGATCGAACAAATCATCGTCGCACTGGAAGACGTGACCGTCCCCAAACGGCTCGAACAACTCACCGAGACGTTCCAGCCGGTCAGCGAGCTACTCAATAGCGCAACTGCTGACGAGGAGATCGAACGACCCATCTGTGAGTTACTGACGGACACGCGCGAATACCAGTACGCACGGATTAACGAGTACACCCTGGAAACGGAACTGACCGAATCGGATCTCGAGGAGGAGTCGGGGGCTGTCGCTGCCAACGAGTCCGTAACTCGTCCGATACAATCGCGGACTGAGGTCGCTCCGGCAGCGGTCGCTGTTGAAACGGCCGAGGTACAGGCAGTTCGGAGGAATCAGTCGGACTCGCGGTTCGAGCGATGGCGAACATACACACTGGAGCAAGGGTTCCAGGGTGGAGCTATCGTTCCGCTCGCGCACAGAGGCCGCGTCTACGGGCTGCTCGTCTTGTATACGGACCGTGGAAAGGCGTTCCGGGACCGCGAGCGGGCACTCCTGTCAACGTTCGGTAAGAGGGTTGGGCAAGTGCTTCACTCACTTGCGACGGAGCGCATTCTCCATGCCGACGAAGTGGCCGAGCTTACGTTCGAGAGCACCGACTCGGCGTCGTTTTTCGTCTCGGCGTCCGAACGACTCGATTGTACGATCGACATCAGGGACACGATTCCGGCCTCCGATGAGATGCTCGTCCACTATGCGTCTATCCGGGGTGCTTCGTTGGATGCCTTCAGGGACTTCACGGAGAGTGCAGACTGGGCTGCCCAGTTGCGGCAGCTCCGACAGACTGAGGATCCTCCCGGCGGGGACGTCGAAATTGGGCTGTCCCGGCAGTCCTTGGCACAAGCACTCGTTACAGACGGTGCCGTCGTCACGACGGATACGGTAACCGACGGTCGGGCTGAGATCGTCTGTGAAGTGCCACTCAGTAGCGACATTCGTTCGCTTGTGACGCACGTGCAGGAGTCGTTCCCGGAAACGACGTTGGTCTCAAAACGTGAATACACTACCCCTGCGAAGTCAGACGCACACGCACTCGGTCAGGTGCTGGGAGACATCTTCGAAACCGAGCTTACGGATCGTCAACAACAGATCCTGCGAGCCGCGATGTACGGCGGGTACTTTAAATCGCCCCGAGAAAGCACGGCCACGGAAATCGCTGACGCACTCTTGCTGACTCAATCGACGTTCTCATATCACCTGCGAAACGCGCAGCAAACGCTTTTTGAGCGATTGTTCGACCGATTACAGCGATAA
- a CDS encoding HalOD1 output domain-containing protein — MPDSTQRDRNRFQQGEIDGDPPIRSLTFDADEETYAAEFDGGDVSPSVAVISVVTKITGQSVADLQPLHHVVDPDALDRIVRHRPSGPSRNDRLVEFTYEGLTIQLSSSGVVEVGLPRAGNTE, encoded by the coding sequence ATGCCCGATTCGACCCAGCGCGACCGAAATCGTTTCCAACAGGGAGAAATCGACGGCGATCCCCCCATTCGGTCGCTAACGTTCGACGCCGATGAAGAAACGTACGCTGCGGAGTTCGACGGTGGTGACGTGTCCCCGAGTGTCGCAGTTATTTCGGTGGTTACAAAAATAACCGGACAGTCGGTAGCTGATCTCCAACCACTGCACCACGTCGTCGACCCGGACGCTCTCGACCGAATCGTGAGACACCGTCCGTCCGGACCATCCCGTAACGACCGGCTCGTCGAGTTCACTTATGAGGGGCTCACGATCCAACTCTCGAGCAGCGGTGTGGTCGAAGTTGGCCTTCCGCGTGCGGGGAATACGGAATAA
- a CDS encoding HAMP domain-containing methyl-accepting chemotaxis protein has translation MLEQVKLDRFDLRPKLILAFVLVALLVGATGLVGYQAVGAVDGEAHVISEDADKIDASMEMLVAVEEQQVAVQAALLGEDGARADFEEANSHFEEWAGRMEGSDLSEDEQQAFADLQSRHREYTGVAQEVFDAAEAGEMTSARQNLAELDPILTDMREDAHTLEELAAEDKDAAVASADSTTVTVQRLLLGLTAGAFVLAIAVGLFVAGRIIPPITRLEETAQAVSAGNLDNDLDGHVEDDELGRMIEAFTEMQTNLRGVFSQIGTASRGLRQGDLGWEFESSYPGRYGETVADLEAGADELAESFDEIRGVSDDLQQGVLDGDVDANRPGQYGEVLTDLATGTTQLSESFAQISAVSRGLNDGQLDQDVDTDYPGTFGSTLSDLENGIEQLDTSVARVQSIADDVATSSQSVASSSEEIEQASKQVAESVEEISRGADTQSENLDEVAGEMNDMSATVEEIASSAEEVAATASTAVERGETGRQYASEATEEIQSIETRADEAATQVEALDEKMDRIGEVVEMIADIAEQTNMLALNASIEAARAGEAGEGFGVVADEIKSLAGEAAEATTDIEQRIEEVQATTDETVEGIQQMSDRVERGSDTIEDAIEMFDEIANTVQEAESGIREISDATDDQAASSEEVVSMVDQVSSVSQQTAAEASNVSAATEEQTASLSEASENVQRLSTLAEELHDQVSDFDTGSGVGAGAEATAGSAAAADGGHHIDETDGRSTEYDGET, from the coding sequence ATGTTAGAACAGGTGAAACTCGATCGGTTCGACTTGCGGCCGAAACTCATCCTGGCGTTCGTGCTCGTGGCGTTGCTGGTTGGTGCAACGGGGCTGGTGGGATACCAAGCGGTCGGTGCCGTCGACGGCGAGGCCCACGTCATCTCCGAGGACGCCGACAAGATCGACGCGTCGATGGAGATGTTGGTCGCCGTCGAGGAACAGCAGGTGGCGGTTCAAGCGGCCCTACTCGGTGAAGACGGTGCCAGAGCCGACTTCGAGGAGGCCAATTCCCACTTCGAAGAGTGGGCAGGGCGGATGGAGGGTAGCGACCTGAGCGAGGACGAACAGCAGGCATTCGCCGATTTGCAGTCCAGACACCGGGAGTACACGGGCGTCGCTCAGGAGGTGTTCGACGCGGCAGAGGCCGGTGAGATGACGAGTGCTAGGCAGAACCTGGCGGAACTGGATCCGATACTGACCGACATGCGCGAGGACGCACACACGCTCGAAGAGCTCGCTGCCGAGGATAAAGACGCAGCAGTCGCGTCGGCAGACAGCACCACGGTGACGGTCCAGCGGTTGCTTCTCGGACTGACCGCCGGGGCGTTCGTCCTGGCTATCGCTGTCGGGCTGTTCGTCGCGGGACGAATCATCCCTCCGATCACCAGGTTGGAAGAGACGGCACAGGCCGTCAGTGCAGGTAACCTCGACAACGACCTCGACGGCCACGTCGAAGACGACGAACTCGGCCGCATGATCGAGGCGTTCACCGAGATGCAGACGAACCTCCGGGGCGTATTCTCGCAGATCGGAACCGCCAGCCGTGGCTTGCGACAGGGCGACCTCGGGTGGGAGTTCGAGTCCAGCTATCCCGGTCGGTACGGCGAAACCGTCGCCGATCTCGAAGCGGGTGCCGACGAACTCGCGGAGAGTTTCGACGAGATTCGAGGTGTGAGTGACGATCTCCAGCAGGGAGTTCTGGACGGAGACGTTGATGCGAACCGCCCCGGCCAGTACGGCGAAGTGCTCACCGATCTCGCGACCGGGACGACCCAGTTATCGGAGAGCTTCGCACAGATATCGGCCGTGAGTCGGGGTCTGAACGACGGGCAGCTCGATCAGGACGTCGACACGGACTACCCTGGAACGTTTGGATCGACATTGAGTGACCTCGAGAACGGGATCGAGCAGTTGGATACGAGCGTCGCACGTGTCCAGTCCATCGCGGACGACGTCGCAACGTCGAGTCAGAGCGTGGCGAGCAGTTCGGAAGAGATCGAGCAGGCCAGCAAGCAGGTCGCGGAGTCCGTCGAAGAAATCTCGCGCGGTGCGGACACACAGAGCGAGAACCTCGACGAGGTGGCCGGCGAAATGAACGACATGTCGGCGACCGTCGAGGAGATCGCCTCATCGGCCGAGGAGGTGGCTGCAACCGCCAGCACGGCCGTCGAGCGCGGCGAGACAGGCCGACAGTACGCCTCGGAGGCGACCGAGGAGATCCAGTCGATCGAAACGCGGGCCGACGAAGCGGCCACACAGGTCGAGGCGCTCGACGAGAAGATGGACCGGATCGGCGAGGTCGTCGAGATGATCGCCGACATCGCCGAACAGACGAACATGCTGGCATTGAACGCCTCGATCGAGGCCGCGAGGGCTGGAGAAGCGGGTGAAGGGTTCGGTGTCGTGGCAGACGAAATAAAGTCCCTGGCAGGGGAGGCGGCCGAGGCGACTACCGACATCGAACAGCGCATCGAAGAAGTCCAGGCGACGACGGACGAGACCGTCGAGGGCATACAACAGATGAGCGACCGCGTCGAACGCGGGTCCGACACGATCGAGGACGCCATCGAGATGTTCGACGAAATCGCCAACACCGTCCAGGAGGCCGAAAGCGGCATCCGGGAAATCAGCGACGCCACCGACGACCAGGCGGCCTCGTCGGAGGAGGTGGTTTCGATGGTCGACCAAGTCTCCAGCGTCAGCCAGCAGACGGCGGCCGAGGCGAGCAACGTCTCCGCCGCAACCGAAGAGCAGACCGCCTCCCTGTCCGAGGCCTCGGAGAACGTTCAACGACTGTCCACGCTCGCTGAGGAACTGCACGATCAAGTGTCGGATTTCGACACCGGATCAGGCGTCGGTGCAGGAGCCGAGGCGACAGCGGGATCGGCGGCCGCAGCCGACGGCGGACACCACATCGACGAGACCGATGGTCGATCGACGGAGTACGATGGAGAAACGTGA